A portion of the Pomacea canaliculata isolate SZHN2017 linkage group LG13, ASM307304v1, whole genome shotgun sequence genome contains these proteins:
- the LOC112554440 gene encoding beta-1,3-galactosyl-O-glycosyl-glycoprotein beta-1,6-N-acetylglucosaminyltransferase-like → MEEGYGITRPNGRYFINLTGQEFPLKTNRELVTILRALDGANDIGLEQDPSFVYRWKKQVPAPHNLTVTKAPVHIVASRGYVDYVLHSRVARDFLQWILPSSIPDESFFGTLNSNPHLGVPGSYLGSVNASNKASFVRHKMWHFQNPSSCGGKWERQICHFGVGDLYRLTHSPQLFANKFSFDFMPLAYDCMEDWYFGKVDQENKGISSVLNVSMYEDADFVRKQIEPTSLSERRGLLNPRHWVDEEHTLQTKNSSPRASWSQQTVFRSSPFEDWTKYLREFYGSLQDRADGLRALLASPGNFSPPTVSSVQCSLLWEGEPEELRRVQPLVNETRWRPKSERDYLEATVNCTRYVLEGGFRAAAVSEEELSFPLAFSLLVYRDVEQAERLLRAVYRPHNIYCVHVDRKSADDIHTCMRLVISCLPNVILVPRSINVTWGEFSVLEPEIECMKRVWAHPTRWRYFINLTGQEFPLKTNKELVQILKAFRGANDISGTNDPQFHFRWKEFLPAPFNLTVIKGFVYIVASRGFVDYVIHSRVARDLLRWVQPSRNPDETFFSTLNHNPQLGVPGSFLGNIQETYKESFSRFTLWVFKDKELCTGKWVRTVCHFGVGDLYRLTHTPQLFANKFSYDFMPLAYDCLEEWYFEKVRAENQGVALPLNLSVYEHSLLVKRRYKGPVLMWD, encoded by the exons ATGGAAGAGGGTTATGGGATCACTCGACCAAATGGCCGCTACTTCATTAACCTGACCGGGCAAGAGTTTCCACTCAAGACTAACAGAGAGCTTGTAACTATTCTCAGGGCCCTTGATGGTGCCAATGATATCGGCCTGGAGCAGGACCC TTCTTTTGTTTACCGGTGGAAGAAGCAGGTCCCAGCGCCACACAACCTCACTGTCACCAAGGCGCCGGTGCACATCGTTGCGTCACGAGGATATGTGGACTACGTCCTTCACAGTCGTGTGGCTCGTGACTTCCTTCAGTGGATTCTGCCATCATCCATCCCAGACGAGTCTTTCTTTGGAACATTGAACAGCAACCCTCATCTGGGTGTACCTGGGTCATACTTGG GTAGTGTCAACGCCTCCAACAAAGCCTCTTTCGTCCGCCATAAGATGTGGCACTTTCAGAATCCCTCGTCGTGTGGAGGGAAATGGGAGCGACAGATCTGTCACTTTGGTGTAGGGGACCTCTATCGGTTAACTCACTCCCCTCAGCTTTTCGCCAACAAGTTTTCGTTTGACTTTATGCCGTTAGCCTACGACTGCATGGAGGATTGGTACTTTGGAAAAGTTGACCAAGAGAATAAAGGGATATCTTCTGTTTTAAATGTGTCTATGTATGAGGATGCAGATTTTGTGAGGAAACA AATTGAACCAACGTCACTGTCTGAACGAAGAGGCCTCCTCAACCCCCGTCATTGGGTCGACGAAGAGCACACCCTGCAAACCAAGAACAGCAGCCCGAGAGCGAGCTGGTCGCAACAGACCGTTTTCAGATCGAGTCCTTTTGAGGACTGGACCAAGTACCTCCGGGAATTTTATGGCtcgctgcaagacagggctgatGGCTTGCGAGCTTTACTGGCTAGTCCCGGCAATTTCAGTCCACCGACCGTGTCCTCCGTGCAGTGTTCGCTGCTCTGGGAAGGGGAACCCGAAGAACTCCGACGCGTACAACCGCTGGTTAACGAAACAAGATGGCGTCCCAAGAGCGAGCGCGACTACCTGGAGGCGACCGTCAACTGCACGCGCTACGTTCTGGAGGGAGGCTTCAGAGCAGCCGCTGTTAGCGAGGAGGAGCTGTCCTTCCCTTTGGCTTTCAGCTTGCTGGTGTACAGGGATGTAGAACAG GCTGAACGACTTCTTCGAGCAGTTTATCGACCACACAACATTTACTGCGTGCACGTAGACCGGAAATCAGCTGACGACATCCACACTTGCATGCGCCTCGTCATCAGTTGCCTGCCGAACGTCATCCTCGTCCCGCGGTCTATCAACGTCACGTGGGGAGAGTTCTCCGTCTTGGAACCG GAGATAGAGTGCATGAAGCGGGTGTGGGCCCACCCTACCAGATGGCGCTACTTCATTAACTTGACGGGCCAGGAGTTTCCTCTCAAGACGAACAAGGAGCTGGTTCAAATCCTCAAGGCTTTTCGTGGGGCCAACGACATCAGTGGCACAAACGACCC GCAGTTTCACTTCCGGTGGAAGGAGTTTCTTCCCGCACCCTTTAACTTGACTGTCATCAAGGGCTTTGTGTACATCGTGGCGTCGCGAGGGTTTGTGGACTACGTTATCCACAGCCGCGTAGCACGTGACCTCCTCCGATGGGTGCAGCCCTCCAGAAACCCGGATGAGACGTTTTTCAGCACCTTGAACCACAACCCTCAGCTGGGTGTGCCTGGTTCATTTCTAG GTAATATCCAAGAAACCTACAAAGAATCGTTTTCGCGTTTCACCCTCTGGGTTTTCAAAGACAAGGAGCTGTGCACTGGCAAATGGGTGAGAACTGTCTGCCATTTTGGGGTCGGAGACCTCTACCGCCTGACACATACCCCGCAACTCTTCGCCAACAAATTCTCGTACGATTTCATGCCGCTGGCATACGACTGTCTGGAAGAGTGGTACTTTGAGAAGGTGCGAGCGGAAAACCAGGGAGTAGCTTTACCGCTCAACCTGTCGGTGTATGAACACTCTCTGCTGGTCAAGCGGCGGTACAAGGGACCTGTGCTGATGTGGGATTAA